In Stenotrophomonas sp. ESTM1D_MKCIP4_1, a single genomic region encodes these proteins:
- a CDS encoding TIGR00730 family Rossman fold protein encodes MKSLCVYCGSNAGSKPAYTERAMALGDRIARDGMRLVYGGGNVGLMGTVANAVLAAGGEVTGVIPRQLADWEVAHRGLTELEIVGSMHERKSRMFDLSDGFVALPGGFGTMEEIFEMLTWRQLGIGNKPCAFLDVDGFYAPLIGMIDRMVEERFLHPEQRQDLWYGSDIDEMLAWMQAYEPAQASKWIDEKRRAALR; translated from the coding sequence ATGAAGTCCCTCTGCGTCTACTGTGGCTCCAACGCTGGCAGCAAGCCGGCCTACACCGAACGCGCCATGGCGCTGGGCGACCGCATCGCCCGTGACGGCATGCGGCTGGTGTACGGCGGTGGCAACGTCGGCCTGATGGGCACGGTCGCCAATGCGGTGCTCGCCGCCGGCGGTGAAGTGACCGGCGTCATCCCGCGCCAGCTGGCCGACTGGGAAGTCGCCCACCGTGGCCTGACCGAACTGGAAATCGTCGGTTCGATGCATGAGCGCAAGTCGCGCATGTTCGATCTGTCCGATGGTTTCGTCGCCCTGCCCGGCGGCTTCGGCACCATGGAAGAGATCTTCGAGATGCTCACCTGGCGCCAGCTCGGCATTGGCAACAAGCCCTGCGCGTTCCTGGACGTGGACGGGTTCTATGCCCCGCTGATCGGCATGATCGACCGCATGGTGGAAGAGCGCTTCCTGCATCCGGAACAGCGCCAGGACCTGTGGTACGGCTCGGACATCGACGAAATGCTGGCCTGGATGCAGGCCTATGAGCCGGCCCAGGCCTCCAAGTGGATCGACGAGAAGCGCCGCGCCGCGCTGCGCTGA
- the yajC gene encoding preprotein translocase subunit YajC has product MNLLAFLIPAAHAQAAGGQPQGMGLTTLLFPIILIAIMYFLMIRPQMKRQKEHKAMLEKIKRGDEMLTNGGIAGVVTDIGDNFITIEVADNVRIRVQKGAVGNVLPAGTLKSAQ; this is encoded by the coding sequence ATGAACCTGCTTGCCTTCCTGATTCCCGCCGCCCACGCCCAGGCCGCCGGCGGCCAACCGCAGGGCATGGGCCTGACCACGCTGCTGTTCCCGATCATCCTGATCGCCATCATGTACTTCCTGATGATCCGCCCGCAGATGAAGCGGCAGAAGGAACACAAGGCCATGCTGGAGAAGATCAAGCGTGGCGACGAAATGCTGACCAACGGCGGCATCGCCGGCGTGGTCACCGACATCGGCGACAACTTCATCACCATCGAAGTGGCTGACAACGTGCGCATCCGCGTGCAGAAGGGCGCTGTCGGCAACGTGCTGCCGGCCGGTACCCTGAAGTCGGCCCAGTAA
- a CDS encoding EAL domain-containing protein, whose protein sequence is MLSTALVRALHALLPETAVVRVGWNDPQLGRGQDGWPHSDGAVELDWEQTVWEHATWEHDGAQLSLRVRGGSPSEAWWGVSRQAMELALQRGRQAGQIRALEQAERLQQALFQIADLAGADLEMGEMLRHVHGVLGSLMYAENCYIVEYDDVRDQMRFLYFADQVDEFVADPSVSYDAGQMPRSLTVALLRHGKPLSGPSRELLSDAEEEHDPERGPESLDWLGVPMLRDGRVCGAIVVQSYEQAALYGEAERALLGFVAQHVQTAMDRRQAQVRLERQVERRTLELQRANRSLQDEVAERRRGEQLQTALYNIAEMAMSADSLAQFYGQVHGVVGRLLDARNFYIALVNARGDGLDFVYSVDEHNSSRAPRAFSRGLTEYVVRHRRPLLASRAQIDALLATGEVRESGARSHCWLGVPLLRDDEVVGAIVVQSYTDQIAFSVHDQRLLTFVAQNIGTGLARQRDQQRLRSAHAELEKRVEERTRELAEVNDKLLGQIAERLRAEQRLTHQAMHDALTGLPNRLHLLDRLQDALALARREGGPVFAVLFLDLDRFKLVNDSIGHAAGDRMLVEVAKRIVSMAADGDVVARLGGDEFAVLLQCPQGLAQALDFGQRLLLALQESMWIAGRELFPSGSLGIALWNPHYRTGEELLRDADAAMYRAKAQGHDRCAIFDEDMREQAMRSLDLEADLRRAINNRDFVPFYQPIVRLSDGEVVGHEALLRWQHERRGLLLPGAFLELGEESGLIEQVDWLIYEQVIAGLADGGRGYVSVNVSPRHFRSADFSARLFGLLEANDADPQRLRLEITEVALLDDGPHTLRILKGLRERGIQVQLDDFGTGFSALSYLHRFPISTLKIDQSFIAGLHGPEAQSTRALVEGVLSLARTLGIETIGEGIETEPQRQSLFELGCDYGQGYLLGRPAPWTRAVA, encoded by the coding sequence GTGCTGAGCACGGCGCTGGTGCGCGCGCTGCATGCGCTGCTGCCGGAAACCGCGGTTGTCCGGGTGGGCTGGAACGATCCGCAGCTGGGCCGTGGCCAGGACGGCTGGCCGCACAGCGATGGCGCGGTTGAGCTTGACTGGGAGCAGACGGTCTGGGAGCACGCCACCTGGGAGCATGACGGTGCACAGCTGTCGCTGCGGGTGCGCGGCGGGTCGCCGTCGGAGGCCTGGTGGGGCGTATCGCGCCAGGCCATGGAACTGGCCCTGCAGCGCGGCCGCCAGGCCGGGCAGATCCGTGCCCTGGAGCAGGCTGAACGTCTTCAGCAGGCGTTGTTCCAGATTGCCGATCTGGCCGGTGCCGACCTCGAGATGGGCGAGATGCTGCGCCACGTGCACGGTGTGCTCGGCTCGCTGATGTACGCAGAAAACTGCTACATCGTCGAGTACGACGATGTGCGCGACCAGATGCGTTTCCTGTATTTCGCAGACCAGGTGGACGAGTTCGTGGCCGACCCCTCGGTCAGCTACGACGCGGGGCAGATGCCGCGCAGCCTGACGGTGGCGCTGCTGCGCCATGGCAAGCCGCTCAGTGGGCCGTCGCGCGAACTGCTGTCCGATGCGGAGGAAGAGCACGATCCCGAGCGCGGCCCGGAAAGCCTGGACTGGCTGGGCGTGCCGATGCTGCGCGACGGGCGCGTGTGCGGGGCCATCGTGGTGCAGAGTTACGAGCAGGCCGCGCTGTATGGCGAGGCCGAGCGCGCGCTGCTGGGCTTTGTGGCCCAGCATGTGCAGACCGCGATGGACCGGCGCCAGGCACAGGTGCGGCTGGAGCGGCAGGTGGAGCGCCGTACGCTGGAACTGCAGCGCGCCAACCGCAGCCTGCAGGATGAAGTGGCCGAGCGCCGCCGCGGCGAACAGCTGCAGACGGCCCTCTACAACATCGCCGAGATGGCGATGTCGGCTGACAGTCTTGCCCAGTTCTATGGCCAGGTGCACGGGGTGGTGGGCCGGTTGCTGGATGCGCGCAATTTCTACATCGCCCTGGTCAACGCGCGCGGCGACGGCCTGGATTTCGTCTACTCGGTGGATGAGCACAACAGCTCACGTGCACCGCGCGCCTTCAGCCGCGGCCTGACCGAATACGTTGTGCGTCACCGGCGCCCGTTGCTGGCGTCGCGCGCGCAGATCGACGCACTGCTGGCCACGGGCGAGGTGCGGGAATCCGGCGCGCGTTCGCATTGCTGGCTGGGCGTACCGCTGCTGCGCGACGACGAGGTGGTCGGCGCGATCGTGGTGCAGAGCTATACCGACCAGATCGCCTTCAGCGTGCACGACCAGCGCCTGCTGACCTTCGTGGCACAGAACATCGGCACAGGCCTGGCCCGCCAGCGCGACCAGCAGCGGCTGCGTTCGGCCCACGCCGAGCTGGAGAAGCGCGTGGAAGAGCGCACCCGCGAACTGGCCGAGGTCAACGACAAGCTGCTGGGCCAGATTGCCGAGCGCCTGCGCGCCGAACAGCGGCTCACCCACCAGGCCATGCACGATGCGCTGACCGGCCTGCCCAACCGCCTGCACCTGCTGGACCGCCTGCAGGATGCGCTGGCCCTGGCCCGCCGCGAAGGTGGCCCGGTGTTTGCGGTGCTGTTCCTCGACCTTGACCGCTTCAAACTGGTCAACGACAGCATCGGCCACGCCGCCGGCGACCGCATGCTGGTGGAAGTGGCCAAGCGCATCGTGTCGATGGCCGCCGATGGCGATGTGGTGGCGCGGCTGGGTGGCGATGAATTCGCTGTACTGCTGCAGTGCCCGCAAGGCCTGGCGCAGGCGCTGGATTTCGGCCAGCGCCTGTTGCTGGCCCTGCAGGAATCGATGTGGATCGCCGGGCGCGAACTGTTCCCTTCCGGCAGCCTGGGCATCGCCTTGTGGAATCCGCATTACCGCACCGGTGAAGAACTGCTGCGCGACGCCGACGCGGCCATGTACCGGGCCAAGGCCCAGGGTCATGACCGCTGCGCGATCTTCGATGAGGACATGCGCGAGCAGGCCATGCGCAGCCTCGACCTGGAGGCCGATCTGCGGCGGGCGATCAACAACCGTGATTTCGTGCCGTTCTACCAGCCCATCGTGCGCCTGTCCGATGGCGAGGTGGTGGGCCACGAAGCGCTGCTGCGCTGGCAGCACGAGCGGCGTGGCCTGCTGCTGCCCGGTGCCTTCCTTGAACTGGGCGAAGAGAGCGGCCTGATCGAGCAGGTCGACTGGCTGATCTACGAGCAGGTCATCGCCGGCCTGGCTGACGGTGGGCGTGGCTACGTGTCGGTGAACGTGTCACCGCGGCACTTCCGTTCGGCCGATTTCAGTGCGCGCCTGTTCGGGCTGCTGGAGGCCAACGATGCCGATCCGCAGCGGCTGCGCCTGGAGATCACCGAGGTCGCGCTGCTGGACGATGGCCCGCACACGTTGCGCATCCTCAAGGGGCTGCGCGAGCGGGGCATCCAGGTGCAGCTGGATGATTTCGGTACCGGCTTCTCGGCGCTGTCCTACCTGCACCGGTTCCCGATCAGCACGTTGAAGATCGACCAGAGCTTCATCGCCGGCCTGCACGGGCCCGAGGCGCAGAGCACGCGCGCGTTGGTGGAGGGGGTGCTGTCGCTGGCGCGCACCCTCGGCATTGAAACCATCGGCGAAGGCATCGAAACCGAGCCGCAGCGGCAGAGCCTGTTCGAGCTTGGCTGCGATTACGGCCAGGGCTACCTGCTCGGGCGGCCGGCGCCGTGGACACGCGCGGTGGCCTGA
- a CDS encoding ABC transporter transmembrane domain-containing protein — MTDKDDASASTPPLRRLGSLRTLWPFVRRHSGLFTAWLLALAVSSAATLSLPPAVKQMIDHGFSSGGQINRAFALLMLVAVVMALGTAARFYFVSLLGEKVVADLRSQLYAHLIQLGAGFHDRSRSGELVSRLTADTELLRSVVGSTMSVALRSTVTVVGSLAMLFVTSPRLAAWSLLGIPLAVLPIIIGARKLRTVARNSQDRIADANSLASETLGAVRTVQAHAREPYERGRFDHALGDAIQAARRRIGAQSLVTASAILLVFGAIVGVLWLGAHDVIEGRLSAGTLGQFVLYALIGGGSVGALAEVWNELQRAAGGMGRIGELLQEDIEIRAPAQPHALPQPLQGQIQFEDVVFHYPQRPDQPALDHFTLNVRPGETVALVGPSGAGKSTVLSLLLRFHDPASGRICVDGHDVRQVDPADLRAQLALVPQQPTLFAASARDNIRYGRLQATDAEVEAAALAAEADTFLRALPQGYDSELGERGARLSGGQQQRVAIARALLKDSPILLLDEATSALDAQSEHSVQQALERLMAGRTTVVIAHRLATVLKADRIVVMDQGCIVAEGTHAELLAEGGLYAELARLQFVD; from the coding sequence ATGACTGACAAGGACGATGCGTCCGCTTCCACCCCGCCGCTGCGCCGCCTGGGCAGCCTGCGTACGCTGTGGCCGTTCGTGCGCCGCCACAGCGGGCTGTTCACCGCGTGGCTGTTGGCCCTGGCGGTCTCCTCGGCGGCCACGCTGAGCCTGCCACCGGCGGTCAAGCAGATGATCGACCATGGCTTCAGCAGCGGCGGCCAGATCAACCGTGCATTCGCCCTGCTGATGCTGGTGGCGGTGGTGATGGCGCTGGGCACCGCCGCGCGCTTCTACTTTGTTTCGCTGCTGGGCGAAAAGGTCGTCGCCGATCTGCGCAGCCAGCTGTATGCCCACCTTATCCAGCTCGGCGCCGGCTTCCATGACCGCAGCCGCAGTGGTGAACTGGTTTCGCGCCTGACCGCCGATACCGAACTGCTTCGCAGCGTGGTCGGCTCGACCATGTCGGTGGCCCTGCGCAGCACCGTGACCGTGGTCGGCAGCCTGGCCATGCTGTTCGTCACCAGCCCGCGGCTGGCGGCATGGTCGCTGCTGGGCATTCCGCTGGCGGTGCTGCCCATCATCATCGGTGCGCGCAAACTGCGCACGGTGGCGCGCAACAGCCAGGACCGCATCGCCGATGCCAACAGCTTGGCCAGCGAGACCCTGGGCGCGGTGCGCACCGTGCAGGCGCATGCCCGCGAGCCCTATGAACGCGGCCGCTTCGACCATGCGCTGGGCGATGCCATCCAGGCCGCACGCCGTCGCATCGGCGCGCAGTCGCTGGTGACCGCCAGCGCCATCCTGCTGGTGTTCGGCGCCATCGTCGGCGTGCTCTGGCTGGGGGCGCACGATGTCATCGAGGGCCGCCTGAGCGCCGGTACGTTGGGCCAGTTCGTGCTGTACGCGTTGATCGGTGGCGGCTCGGTGGGCGCGCTGGCCGAAGTCTGGAACGAACTGCAGCGCGCGGCCGGCGGCATGGGCCGCATCGGCGAGCTGCTGCAGGAAGACATCGAGATCCGCGCACCGGCACAGCCGCATGCGCTGCCGCAGCCGCTGCAGGGGCAGATCCAGTTCGAGGACGTGGTGTTCCATTACCCGCAGCGGCCCGACCAGCCGGCGCTGGACCACTTCACCCTGAACGTGCGCCCCGGCGAGACCGTGGCCCTGGTCGGCCCGTCCGGTGCGGGCAAGAGCACGGTGCTGTCGCTGCTGCTGCGGTTCCACGATCCGGCAAGCGGCCGCATCTGCGTGGACGGCCACGACGTGCGCCAGGTCGATCCTGCCGATCTGCGCGCGCAACTCGCGCTGGTGCCGCAGCAGCCGACCCTGTTCGCCGCCAGCGCGCGCGACAACATCCGCTATGGCCGCCTGCAGGCCACCGATGCCGAGGTGGAAGCGGCGGCACTTGCGGCCGAGGCCGACACCTTCCTGCGCGCACTGCCGCAGGGCTACGACAGCGAGCTGGGCGAGCGCGGTGCGCGCCTGTCCGGCGGGCAGCAGCAGCGCGTGGCCATCGCCCGCGCCCTGCTGAAGGATTCGCCCATCCTGCTGCTGGACGAGGCCACCAGTGCCCTGGATGCACAGAGCGAGCACAGCGTGCAGCAGGCCCTGGAGCGGCTGATGGCCGGGCGCACCACGGTGGTGATCGCGCACCGGTTGGCGACCGTACTGAAGGCCGACCGCATCGTGGTGATGGACCAGGGCTGCATCGTCGCCGAAGGCACCCATGCCGAGCTTCTGGCTGAAGGTGGACTGTATGCGGAGCTGGCGCGCCTGCAGTTCGTCGATTGA
- a CDS encoding aminotransferase class III-fold pyridoxal phosphate-dependent enzyme: MSFIERLAPLRAQPGSRLTTGLDDSTLTALSARHPQLVAAVEAAADEFARVQQELGPLLAQDEQAQIDAMQEGFVNFYADDAVTPYVALAARGPWVVTLKGAVLYDAGGYGMLGFGHTPDAVLEAMARPQVMANIMTPSLSQQRFITALRAEIGHRRGGCPFARFMCLNSGSEAVGLAARIADVNAKLQTDPGARHAGAAIKRVVVKGSFHGRTDRPALYSDSSRKSYQQHLASYRGEDSVITVAPYDEAGLRRVFDDAARNQWFIEAVFLEPVMGEGDPGRSVPPAFYAVARELTRAHGSLLLLDSIQAGLRAHGVLSVVDYPGFEGLDPPDMETYSKALNAAQYPLSVLAVTEHAAQLYRKGIYGNTMTSNPRALDVACATLAQLTPEVRANIAERGAEAVRKLEQLKSELGGLITKVQGTGLLFSCELAPQFKCYGAGSTEEWLRRHGINVIHGGENSLRFTPHFGMDSEELDLLVGLVGRALREGPRREQAAAA; the protein is encoded by the coding sequence ATGAGCTTCATCGAACGCCTCGCCCCCCTCCGCGCCCAGCCCGGCAGCCGCCTGACCACGGGCCTGGATGACAGCACCCTCACCGCCCTGTCCGCCCGGCACCCGCAGCTGGTCGCCGCCGTGGAGGCCGCCGCCGACGAATTCGCGCGCGTGCAGCAGGAGCTGGGGCCGCTGTTGGCGCAGGACGAGCAGGCGCAGATCGATGCGATGCAGGAAGGTTTCGTCAACTTCTACGCCGACGATGCGGTAACCCCGTACGTGGCGCTGGCCGCGCGCGGCCCGTGGGTGGTCACACTGAAGGGCGCGGTGCTGTACGACGCAGGTGGTTACGGCATGCTCGGCTTCGGACACACGCCCGATGCCGTGCTGGAAGCGATGGCGCGGCCGCAGGTGATGGCCAACATCATGACCCCCAGCCTGTCCCAGCAGCGCTTCATTACCGCCCTGCGCGCGGAGATCGGCCACCGCCGCGGCGGCTGCCCGTTCGCCCGTTTCATGTGCCTGAATTCCGGCTCGGAGGCGGTCGGCCTGGCCGCACGCATCGCCGACGTCAACGCCAAGCTGCAGACCGACCCGGGCGCACGCCATGCCGGCGCCGCCATCAAGCGCGTGGTGGTCAAGGGCAGCTTCCACGGCCGCACCGATCGCCCGGCGCTGTATTCCGATTCCAGCCGCAAGAGCTACCAGCAGCATCTGGCCAGCTACCGCGGAGAGGATTCGGTCATTACCGTCGCCCCGTACGACGAGGCCGGCCTGCGCAGGGTGTTCGACGATGCCGCGCGCAACCAGTGGTTCATCGAAGCGGTGTTCCTGGAGCCGGTGATGGGCGAAGGTGACCCCGGCCGCTCGGTGCCGCCGGCGTTCTATGCCGTCGCCCGCGAACTGACCCGCGCCCACGGCAGCCTGCTGCTGCTGGATTCGATCCAGGCCGGCCTGCGCGCCCATGGCGTGCTGTCGGTGGTGGATTACCCGGGGTTTGAAGGCCTCGACCCGCCGGACATGGAAACGTACTCCAAGGCCCTCAACGCCGCGCAGTACCCGCTGTCGGTGCTGGCAGTGACCGAGCATGCCGCGCAGCTGTACCGGAAGGGCATCTATGGCAACACCATGACCAGCAACCCTCGTGCGCTGGACGTGGCCTGTGCCACCCTGGCCCAGCTCACCCCGGAAGTGCGCGCCAACATCGCCGAACGTGGCGCCGAAGCCGTACGCAAGCTGGAGCAGCTGAAGAGCGAGCTGGGCGGACTGATCACCAAGGTGCAGGGCACCGGCCTGCTGTTCTCCTGCGAGCTGGCGCCGCAATTCAAGTGCTACGGCGCCGGTTCCACCGAGGAATGGCTGCGCCGCCACGGCATCAACGTGATCCACGGCGGTGAGAACTCGCTGCGCTTCACCCCGCACTTCGGCATGGACAGTGAAGAGCTGGACCTGCTGGTCGGCCTGGTCGGTCGTGCCCTGCGCGAAGGCCCGCGCCGCGAGCAGGCCGCAGCCGCATAA
- the queA gene encoding tRNA preQ1(34) S-adenosylmethionine ribosyltransferase-isomerase QueA, translating into MKKSDFHYDLPAELIAQAPLAKRSASRLMLVPPAPAAFTDVQVRDLPSLLQPGDLMVFNDTRVIPARLFGQKASGGRVEILIERLLGGQQARAQVGASKSPKAGSRIALDAGGEAEVLGRDGEFYVLQFHVPESLEQWLLHAGRLPLPPYIQREPGLDDRERYQTVFAREVGAVAAPTAGLHFDEPLLAALKAKGVEFGHVTLHVGAGTFQPVRADDLKDHVMHREWLNVGAELVQQVRRTREAGGRVIGVGTTVVRALESAMRDGELLPFAGETQIFITPGYRIRSVDAMVTNFHLPESTLLMMISAFAGKDRVFQAYQHAIEQRYRFFSYGDAMLLFPQAV; encoded by the coding sequence TTGAAGAAGTCCGATTTCCACTACGACCTGCCGGCCGAACTGATTGCCCAGGCCCCCCTGGCCAAGCGTTCGGCCAGCCGTCTGATGCTGGTGCCGCCGGCACCGGCCGCCTTCACCGACGTGCAGGTGCGCGACCTGCCATCGCTGCTGCAGCCGGGCGACTTGATGGTGTTCAACGACACCCGGGTGATCCCGGCGCGCCTGTTCGGGCAGAAGGCCAGCGGCGGCCGCGTGGAAATCCTGATCGAGCGGCTGCTGGGCGGCCAGCAGGCGCGTGCCCAGGTGGGTGCCAGCAAGTCGCCCAAGGCCGGCAGCCGCATCGCCCTGGATGCCGGCGGCGAGGCTGAAGTGCTGGGCCGCGATGGCGAGTTCTATGTACTGCAGTTCCACGTGCCCGAATCGCTGGAGCAGTGGCTGCTGCACGCCGGCCGCCTGCCGCTGCCGCCGTACATCCAGCGCGAGCCGGGCCTGGACGATCGCGAGCGCTACCAGACCGTGTTCGCCCGTGAAGTGGGCGCGGTGGCCGCGCCGACGGCCGGCCTGCACTTCGACGAACCGCTGCTGGCGGCGCTGAAGGCCAAGGGCGTGGAGTTCGGCCACGTCACCCTGCACGTCGGTGCGGGCACCTTCCAGCCGGTGCGCGCCGATGACCTGAAGGACCACGTGATGCACCGCGAGTGGCTGAACGTGGGTGCCGAGCTGGTCCAGCAGGTACGGCGTACCCGTGAAGCCGGCGGCCGTGTGATCGGCGTGGGCACGACCGTGGTGCGCGCGCTGGAAAGCGCGATGCGCGATGGCGAGCTGCTGCCGTTTGCCGGCGAGACGCAGATCTTCATCACCCCCGGTTACCGCATCCGCAGCGTGGACGCGATGGTGACCAACTTCCACCTGCCGGAAAGCACGCTGCTGATGATGATTTCGGCCTTTGCCGGCAAGGATCGCGTGTTCCAGGCCTACCAGCACGCCATCGAGCAGCGCTACCGCTTCTTCAGCTACGGCGACGCGATGCTGCTGTTCCCGCAGGCGGTCTGA
- the tgt gene encoding tRNA guanosine(34) transglycosylase Tgt — MSRLQFQLQTRDGRARRGRLTFPRGTVETPAFMPVGTYGSVKGILPDQVRALGAEIILGNTFHLYLRPGLDIIADHGGLHGFCQWDGPILTDSGGFQVFSLAHRRKITEQGVTFASPTDGARVFLGPEESMNIQKVLDSDVVMIFDECTPYPATEEVARRSMELSLRWAQRSRNAHDELGNDAALFGIVQGGVHTDLRSRSAEALQAIGFDGYAIGGLAVGEPEHERNAMLDHLDPELPGDRPRYLMGVGRPEDLVEGVARGVDMFDCVMPTRNARNGHYFTSFGTVRIRNSQYARDMDPIEPGCGCVACTGGYTRSYLRHLDRCNEMLAPMLGTLHNLFYYEKLMADIRAAIEAGTFLAFRESFYAARGAVAPPL; from the coding sequence ATGTCCCGATTGCAGTTCCAGCTCCAGACCCGCGACGGCCGTGCCCGTCGTGGCCGCCTGACCTTCCCGCGTGGCACGGTGGAAACGCCGGCCTTCATGCCGGTGGGGACCTATGGCTCGGTCAAGGGCATCCTGCCGGACCAGGTGCGTGCGCTGGGCGCCGAGATCATCCTCGGCAACACCTTCCATCTGTACCTGCGGCCGGGCCTGGACATCATCGCCGACCATGGCGGCCTGCATGGCTTCTGCCAGTGGGACGGCCCGATCCTCACCGATTCCGGCGGTTTCCAGGTCTTCTCGCTGGCCCATCGCCGCAAGATCACCGAGCAGGGTGTGACCTTCGCCTCGCCCACCGATGGCGCCCGCGTCTTCCTGGGCCCGGAGGAGAGCATGAACATCCAGAAGGTGCTCGATTCGGACGTGGTGATGATCTTCGACGAGTGCACCCCGTACCCGGCCACTGAAGAGGTCGCCCGTCGTTCGATGGAGCTGAGCCTGCGCTGGGCGCAGCGCAGCCGCAACGCGCATGACGAGCTGGGCAATGACGCCGCGCTGTTCGGCATCGTCCAGGGCGGCGTTCACACCGACCTGCGCAGCCGTTCGGCCGAGGCCCTGCAGGCCATCGGCTTCGATGGCTATGCCATCGGCGGCCTGGCCGTGGGCGAGCCGGAGCACGAGCGCAACGCCATGCTCGACCACCTGGACCCGGAGCTGCCGGGCGACCGCCCCCGCTACCTGATGGGCGTGGGTCGGCCGGAGGACCTGGTCGAGGGTGTCGCCCGTGGCGTGGACATGTTCGATTGCGTGATGCCTACCCGCAATGCCCGCAACGGCCACTATTTCACCTCGTTCGGTACCGTACGCATCCGTAACTCGCAGTATGCGCGCGATATGGACCCGATCGAGCCGGGCTGCGGCTGCGTGGCCTGCACCGGGGGCTACACCCGCTCCTACCTGCGCCACCTGGACCGCTGCAACGAGATGCTGGCGCCCATGCTGGGCACCCTGCACAACCTCTTCTATTACGAAAAACTGATGGCCGACATCCGCGCGGCCATCGAGGCGGGAACCTTCCTGGCCTTCCGCGAGTCTTTCTACGCGGCACGCGGGGCGGTTGCGCCGCCCCTGTAA
- a CDS encoding RNA polymerase sigma factor yields the protein MEATALPTDEALMLAWAGGDLQAFESLYTRHRKRLFGFLLRQLRDNALAEEIFQDVWQRVISARAGWQPEAAFSTWLFRIAHNRLNDHWRAARHRPAAPADADLRLAALEDGQTPEAELSEFEQRRRIQLAMDDLPPEQREVLQLRLEQELSLEEIGQITGVGRETVKSRLRYAMDKLRAGLKA from the coding sequence GTGGAAGCGACCGCCCTGCCAACCGATGAAGCGCTGATGCTGGCCTGGGCCGGTGGCGACCTGCAGGCGTTCGAGAGCCTGTACACGCGCCATCGCAAGCGCCTGTTCGGCTTCCTGCTGCGGCAACTGCGCGACAACGCGCTGGCCGAGGAGATCTTCCAGGACGTCTGGCAGCGGGTGATCAGCGCCCGTGCGGGGTGGCAGCCCGAGGCCGCATTCAGCACGTGGCTGTTCCGCATCGCGCACAACCGCCTGAACGACCACTGGCGCGCTGCCCGCCACCGCCCCGCCGCGCCGGCCGATGCCGATCTGCGCCTGGCCGCGCTGGAGGACGGACAGACCCCGGAAGCGGAACTGTCTGAATTCGAGCAGCGCCGGCGCATCCAGCTGGCGATGGACGACCTGCCGCCCGAGCAGCGCGAAGTGCTGCAGCTGCGGCTGGAACAGGAACTGAGCCTGGAGGAGATCGGCCAGATCACCGGCGTAGGCCGGGAAACGGTGAAATCGCGGCTGCGCTATGCGATGGACAAGCTGCGTGCGGGACTGAAGGCATGA
- a CDS encoding YigZ family protein, whose product MPDTLALPVSHTLDIKHSRFTAHAAPIDSGPGALAFLQQVAVADATHNCWAYRHGQDYRSSDDGEPAGTAGRPILAAIDGQGFDRVVVVVTRWYGGIKLGAGGLVRAYGGTAAECLRTAPRLPLVAMARLQLQAGFEDLGALHAALPGFAAEKRDEQFDANGVRLRVELPADQVDALKIRLRDATRDRIRIQDDDQDD is encoded by the coding sequence ATGCCCGATACCCTCGCCTTGCCCGTCAGCCACACGCTGGACATCAAGCACAGCCGATTCACCGCGCACGCTGCGCCCATCGACAGCGGCCCGGGTGCTCTGGCGTTCCTGCAGCAGGTGGCCGTGGCCGATGCCACCCATAACTGCTGGGCCTACCGGCATGGCCAGGACTACCGCTCCAGCGACGACGGCGAACCGGCCGGCACCGCCGGGCGCCCCATCCTGGCCGCCATCGATGGCCAGGGGTTTGACCGCGTGGTGGTGGTGGTGACCCGCTGGTATGGCGGCATCAAACTGGGCGCCGGTGGCCTGGTGCGCGCCTACGGTGGCACGGCCGCTGAGTGCCTGCGCACCGCGCCGCGCCTGCCACTGGTGGCCATGGCACGCCTGCAGCTGCAGGCCGGCTTCGAGGATCTGGGCGCCCTGCACGCCGCCCTGCCCGGTTTTGCTGCGGAAAAGCGCGATGAACAGTTCGACGCCAACGGTGTGCGCCTGCGGGTGGAATTGCCCGCCGACCAGGTGGATGCATTGAAAATCCGCCTGCGCGACGCCACCCGTGACCGTATCCGCATACAAGATGACGACCAGGATGACTGA